In Nocardia asteroides, a single genomic region encodes these proteins:
- a CDS encoding amidohydrolase family protein produces the protein MLSTPDGRRIPLIDASVHIFFRSDADFRGFLREPYRSRGIPDVEMDWYGAPGGEYAPGTTGPSGQYPGSDPNLLGHCLFEQRGVDLAILHPMSRGILPDRHLTSAVLAAHNEMMVSRWLESGQYAERFRGTLRVCPDDIADAVREIRRWRGNAQIVQIGIPLQSRELYGKPQYWPLWEAAQEAGLPVAVHIETGSGVENPPTPSGHPRSYEQYAAFMPLNYVYHLLNMIAEGVFERFPALKFVWADGAGDMLTPFMWRMDTFGRPHLEQTPWAPRMPSDYLPGHVHFVQGRLDGPGDVEFAGEWLACTGKEDMVMFGSSYPHWQLGEPALLPRAWSAEQRDKVCWRNAADLYGIELPAAVAR, from the coding sequence ATGCTGTCAACGCCCGACGGGCGGCGCATTCCGCTGATCGACGCCAGCGTCCACATCTTCTTCCGCTCCGACGCCGATTTCCGCGGCTTCCTGCGCGAGCCCTACCGCAGCCGCGGCATCCCGGACGTGGAGATGGACTGGTACGGCGCGCCGGGCGGGGAGTACGCGCCCGGCACGACCGGCCCCAGCGGCCAGTACCCCGGCTCGGACCCGAACCTGCTCGGGCACTGCCTGTTCGAGCAGCGCGGCGTCGACCTCGCGATCCTGCACCCGATGAGCCGCGGCATCCTGCCGGACCGGCACCTCACCTCCGCGGTGCTCGCCGCGCACAACGAGATGATGGTGTCGCGGTGGCTGGAGAGCGGCCAGTACGCCGAGCGGTTCCGCGGCACGCTGCGGGTCTGCCCGGACGACATCGCCGACGCGGTCCGCGAGATCCGGCGCTGGCGCGGGAACGCGCAGATCGTGCAGATCGGGATTCCGCTGCAATCGCGGGAGCTGTACGGCAAACCCCAGTACTGGCCGCTGTGGGAGGCCGCGCAGGAGGCGGGGCTGCCGGTGGCCGTGCACATCGAGACCGGCAGCGGGGTGGAGAACCCGCCGACACCGTCGGGGCATCCGCGCAGCTACGAGCAGTACGCCGCCTTCATGCCGCTCAACTACGTCTACCACCTGCTGAACATGATCGCCGAGGGGGTCTTCGAGCGGTTCCCCGCGCTGAAGTTCGTCTGGGCCGACGGCGCGGGCGACATGCTGACCCCCTTCATGTGGCGGATGGACACCTTCGGCAGGCCGCACCTGGAGCAGACGCCGTGGGCGCCGCGCATGCCGAGCGACTACCTGCCCGGGCACGTGCACTTCGTGCAGGGCCGGCTGGACGGCCCCGGCGACGTCGAGTTCGCCGGGGAGTGGCTGGCCTGCACCGGCAAGGAGGACATGGTCATGTTCGGCTCCAGCTACCCGCACTGGCAGCTGGGCGAGCCCGCGCTGCTGCCGCGGGCGTGGAGCGCGGAGCAGCGCGACAAGGTCTGCTGGCGCAATGCCGCCGATCTGTACGGCATCGAGCTGCCCGCGGCGGTGGCCCGGTGA
- a CDS encoding cytochrome P450: MTTENIVSDIDRRRNTYHFDRHTPEYREQFENITEEMQERCPVAWTETYGGHWVAAGNREVFELARCPHLSNDRDINNERRGYEGITIPSPATMQYRSGILEMDEPEHRIYRAVLNPYLSPAAVKRWGPFIDEIVRASLDEHIETGRIDFVEDLANIVPAVLTLALLGIPLAKWAIYNEPSHASVYTPPNSPDMPRVQEASLAMGLDLLSNLLEIRENPRPGIIDALARMTIDGEQPPDLDLLGQLGLLIGGGFDTTTALTAHALEWLSQHPGERELLSRERDGLLDPATEEFLRFFTPAPGDGRTVAEDCEIAGQRFREGERVWLSWAMANRDPQVFSDPNTVILDRKANRHYSFGLGIHRCIGSNVARTVFKHMVTAVLDRMPDYVCDPAGAVHYDTIGVIQGMRRLPATFTPGPRLGPGLDETLARLQRRCDDERLAAPVTAERPPTG; the protein is encoded by the coding sequence ATGACGACCGAGAATATCGTGTCGGATATCGATCGCCGCCGCAACACCTACCATTTCGATCGGCACACCCCCGAATACCGCGAACAATTCGAGAATATCACCGAGGAAATGCAAGAGCGGTGCCCGGTCGCCTGGACCGAGACCTACGGCGGGCACTGGGTGGCCGCCGGTAACCGGGAGGTCTTCGAGCTCGCCCGCTGCCCGCACCTCTCCAACGACCGCGACATCAACAACGAGCGCCGCGGCTACGAGGGCATCACGATCCCGTCCCCGGCGACCATGCAGTACCGCAGCGGCATTCTGGAGATGGACGAGCCGGAGCATCGGATCTACCGCGCCGTGCTCAATCCGTACCTCTCCCCGGCCGCGGTGAAGCGCTGGGGGCCGTTCATCGACGAGATCGTGCGGGCCTCGCTGGACGAGCACATCGAGACGGGGCGCATCGATTTCGTCGAGGACCTAGCCAATATCGTCCCCGCGGTGCTGACTTTGGCCCTGCTGGGAATTCCGCTGGCGAAGTGGGCGATCTACAACGAGCCGTCGCACGCCTCGGTGTACACGCCGCCGAACTCCCCCGACATGCCGCGCGTCCAGGAGGCGAGCCTGGCGATGGGGCTCGACCTGCTGTCGAACCTGCTCGAGATCCGCGAGAACCCGCGGCCCGGCATCATCGACGCGCTGGCCCGGATGACGATCGACGGCGAGCAGCCGCCGGACCTGGATCTGCTCGGGCAGCTGGGGCTGCTCATCGGCGGCGGCTTCGACACCACAACCGCGCTCACCGCGCACGCGCTGGAGTGGCTCTCCCAGCATCCGGGGGAGCGGGAGCTGCTCAGCCGGGAGCGGGACGGGCTGCTCGATCCGGCCACCGAGGAGTTCCTCCGGTTCTTCACCCCCGCGCCGGGCGACGGGCGGACGGTCGCGGAGGACTGCGAGATCGCGGGCCAGCGCTTCCGGGAGGGCGAGCGGGTCTGGCTGTCGTGGGCGATGGCCAACCGCGACCCGCAGGTCTTCAGCGACCCGAACACGGTGATCCTGGACCGGAAGGCGAACCGGCACTACAGCTTCGGGCTCGGCATCCACCGCTGCATCGGCTCGAACGTGGCCCGCACGGTGTTCAAGCACATGGTCACCGCGGTGCTCGACCGGATGCCGGACTACGTCTGCGATCCGGCCGGAGCCGTGCACTACGACACCATCGGGGTCATCCAGGGCATGCGCAGACTCCCCGCCACCTTCACCCCCGGGCCCCGGCTCGGCCCCGGTCTCGACGAGACCCTGGCCCGGCTGCAGCGGCGCTGCGACGACGAGCGGCTCGCCGCACCCGTCACCGCCGAGCGCCCGCCCACCGGCTGA